The Algoriphagus sp. TR-M9 genome has a window encoding:
- a CDS encoding GbsR/MarR family transcriptional regulator, protein MILTEKHKELIERIGVFHEHKGMQPLVGRIIGLLLVHDEGEVSFDEIVEQLGVSKSAVSNALTFLQAKGRCVYSTRPGDRKRYFALKVSDWRSDFEKELENIAEIQKFIDEVLEVRTDKTPEFNCKMKDFSEFLAFFKKEIPVLFERFKRQRA, encoded by the coding sequence ATGATTTTAACAGAAAAACATAAGGAGCTGATCGAGCGAATCGGAGTCTTCCATGAGCATAAAGGAATGCAGCCTTTGGTGGGAAGGATTATCGGACTGCTTTTGGTACATGATGAAGGAGAGGTTTCATTTGATGAAATCGTAGAGCAGCTTGGGGTAAGTAAAAGCGCCGTGAGTAATGCTTTAACCTTCTTACAGGCAAAAGGTAGATGTGTGTATTCTACCCGACCCGGAGATCGAAAAAGGTACTTTGCGCTTAAGGTGAGTGACTGGAGAAGCGATTTCGAAAAAGAGCTGGAGAATATCGCCGAAATTCAAAAATTCATCGATGAGGTTTTGGAGGTGAGAACAGATAAAACCCCTGAGTTCAACTGTAAAATGAAGGATTTTTCGGAGTTTCTGGCATTCTTCAAAAAAGAAATCCCCGTTCTTTTCGAAAGATTTAAAAGACAAAGAGCTTAA
- a CDS encoding efflux RND transporter periplasmic adaptor subunit has protein sequence MKKLIIIALLLVGVGAVAFTLYTNKEEMNEAATLAMKSSEYISVTVQKVEEKTVNRNFEANGVFEPSQELKLMSETSGAVVKIYKKKGSFVKRGDLIVQIDDRLIRSEYTIAKLNRDQAEKDLKRFENLANTDAITKKQLEENEKAFKIADAQLAALQKRLDDTQVTAPISGFINEDYYEMGALVSPGMPLADIINKSPLKLSVNVTESEISKVKIGDEIPVKVNAISNQEFTGKVHFISDMADASFKYEVELVMNSKNQDQIKPGMFGTAQFKFSQDEKVLKIDRKSIAGSLKDPGVYLIKNGVAVYQPVKINPLDDGTVEILDGLKAGDEVIASGLINVKEGTKVKVQ, from the coding sequence ATGAAAAAATTAATCATCATAGCCTTACTTCTAGTAGGAGTAGGAGCAGTGGCCTTCACACTCTACACAAACAAAGAAGAAATGAACGAAGCTGCCACCCTGGCCATGAAATCCAGCGAGTATATCTCGGTGACTGTCCAAAAGGTGGAAGAGAAGACGGTAAACAGGAACTTCGAGGCCAATGGAGTATTTGAACCTTCACAGGAGCTGAAACTGATGTCCGAAACCTCTGGTGCAGTAGTTAAAATCTATAAGAAAAAAGGAAGCTTTGTGAAAAGGGGCGACTTGATCGTGCAGATCGATGACCGCCTGATCCGCTCCGAGTATACCATTGCCAAGCTGAATAGAGACCAGGCTGAAAAAGACCTGAAGCGCTTTGAAAATCTGGCAAATACAGATGCCATCACCAAAAAACAATTGGAAGAAAATGAAAAGGCCTTCAAAATCGCTGATGCTCAGTTGGCAGCCTTGCAAAAAAGGCTGGATGATACTCAGGTGACCGCCCCAATCTCCGGTTTTATCAATGAGGATTATTATGAAATGGGTGCTTTGGTAAGTCCAGGAATGCCATTAGCAGACATCATCAATAAATCGCCACTTAAACTTAGCGTGAATGTGACCGAGAGCGAAATCTCTAAGGTGAAAATCGGAGATGAAATCCCGGTTAAAGTAAACGCGATCTCCAATCAGGAATTTACCGGCAAAGTGCATTTCATTTCTGATATGGCTGATGCTTCATTTAAATACGAAGTGGAGCTGGTAATGAACAGCAAAAATCAGGATCAGATCAAACCAGGTATGTTTGGTACCGCTCAGTTTAAATTTTCTCAGGATGAAAAAGTGCTGAAAATCGATAGAAAGTCTATCGCAGGAAGCCTAAAAGATCCGGGTGTTTACCTGATCAAAAATGGGGTAGCAGTCTACCAGCCAGTAAAAATCAACCCTTTGGATGATGGAACGGTGGAGATTTTGGACGGCTTAAAAGCCGGAGACGAAGTGATCGCCTCAGGTCTGATCAATGTGAAAGAAGGAACCAAAGTCAAAGTACAGTAA
- a CDS encoding DoxX family protein codes for MTNKIIYWTATGLISLMMLFSAYAYFADPNVSAGFTAMGFKDFFRIELGIAKILGVIVLLIPAFPKLVKEWAYAGFGITFISAFIAHAANGDPVSALMMPLVALGLLVVSRIFLARING; via the coding sequence ATGACTAATAAAATTATCTATTGGACTGCCACAGGCTTAATCTCACTCATGATGCTATTTAGCGCTTATGCTTATTTTGCCGACCCGAATGTTTCCGCAGGATTTACGGCTATGGGATTCAAGGATTTCTTCAGGATAGAACTAGGAATCGCAAAAATTCTGGGAGTCATCGTACTTCTAATCCCAGCTTTTCCAAAGTTGGTAAAGGAATGGGCTTATGCAGGTTTTGGCATCACATTTATCTCAGCATTCATTGCTCATGCTGCGAATGGGGATCCAGTTTCGGCTTTGATGATGCCGTTGGTAGCGTTGGGATTACTGGTCGTGTCCAGGATTTTCCTAGCAAGGATCAATGGTTAA
- a CDS encoding helix-turn-helix domain-containing protein, with protein MALIYVKNMVCPRCIASVSDTLDQLEITFTSVDLGKIRLESPLNSRQTIQLAETLKNHGFELLENGKSTLISQIKSILIERIQHSDENKSENYSSFISESLNHEYTYLSRLFSQVEGITIEKYITKLKVERIKELIFYQEKTLSEIADLLNYSSVAYLSAQFKKETGMSPSQFKKQGLGKRKGLDEV; from the coding sequence ATGGCTCTGATTTACGTTAAAAATATGGTTTGCCCTAGATGCATTGCATCTGTATCAGATACATTAGACCAACTTGAAATCACCTTTACCTCAGTTGATTTGGGGAAAATAAGGCTGGAATCTCCTTTAAATAGCAGACAAACGATCCAATTGGCTGAAACCTTAAAAAACCATGGTTTTGAACTCCTGGAGAACGGCAAGTCAACTTTAATTTCCCAGATCAAAAGTATCCTTATCGAGCGCATACAGCATTCTGATGAAAATAAATCTGAAAACTATTCAAGTTTTATCTCCGAAAGCCTAAACCATGAATACACTTATCTGAGCAGGCTATTTTCCCAAGTAGAAGGAATCACCATAGAGAAATACATCACTAAATTAAAGGTAGAGCGGATTAAGGAATTGATTTTTTATCAGGAAAAAACACTTTCTGAGATTGCTGACCTCTTGAATTACAGCAGCGTAGCTTACCTTTCTGCCCAGTTTAAAAAAGAAACAGGGATGAGTCCAAGCCAATTCAAAAAACAAGGCTTAGGTAAACGAAAAGGATTGGACGAAGTGTGA
- a CDS encoding RNA polymerase sigma factor, which yields MSYFYTNALEDKSIESLWSGLRSGDKSALEAIYRQFIHDLFSFGMSLHADETLVKDAIQDVFIDIWNYRSKLCQDANVKQYLFKALSNRIHKELGKNAKRTALHWTTDQESLSDSAEEILIQNQQQSETTAKMKVAMEKLPIRQKEVLQYLYFEKLSYEETSKLLDINIRSTYTLAWKAINALKKAILLLVIFF from the coding sequence TTGTCTTATTTTTATACAAATGCCCTAGAAGATAAATCTATCGAGAGCTTGTGGTCAGGCTTGCGCTCGGGAGACAAATCTGCCCTGGAGGCTATTTACAGGCAATTTATACACGATTTATTCAGCTTTGGCATGAGCCTACATGCAGATGAAACCTTGGTTAAGGATGCTATACAGGATGTGTTTATTGATATATGGAATTATAGAAGTAAACTTTGCCAGGATGCTAATGTCAAGCAGTATCTTTTTAAGGCTCTTTCCAATAGAATTCATAAGGAACTAGGTAAAAATGCCAAAAGAACGGCACTTCACTGGACTACAGACCAAGAATCACTGAGCGATTCTGCAGAGGAGATTTTGATCCAAAATCAACAGCAATCCGAAACCACTGCCAAAATGAAAGTAGCCATGGAGAAATTACCGATTCGGCAAAAAGAAGTATTGCAATACCTCTACTTCGAAAAGCTCAGCTACGAGGAAACTTCCAAACTTTTGGACATCAATATCCGCTCCACCTATACCTTGGCCTGGAAAGCTATCAATGCACTGAAAAAGGCTATTCTACTTTTAGTTATTTTTTTCTGA
- a CDS encoding winged helix-turn-helix transcriptional regulator produces the protein MEKPDKSNHSQCTGIIRPVQDALDVLSGKWKLPIIVALLHGYKRFSEISRQVPGITDRMLSKELRDLELNQLVKRKVYDTFPVTVEYTMTPYGETLKDVISALHIWGEKHRQKIFGAGLVHHPVDKSHLG, from the coding sequence ATGGAAAAACCAGATAAGTCAAACCATAGCCAATGCACCGGGATAATCCGTCCGGTTCAGGATGCATTGGATGTATTAAGTGGAAAGTGGAAGCTTCCAATCATCGTAGCTTTGCTTCACGGCTACAAGCGGTTTTCTGAAATTTCCAGACAGGTTCCCGGCATTACCGACCGCATGCTTTCAAAGGAATTACGGGATTTGGAATTAAATCAACTGGTGAAGCGGAAAGTCTATGATACCTTTCCTGTGACGGTGGAATATACCATGACTCCCTATGGGGAGACGCTTAAGGATGTAATCTCTGCGCTTCATATCTGGGGAGAAAAACACCGTCAAAAAATCTTTGGCGCAGGTCTAGTTCATCATCCAGTAGATAAAAGTCACCTTGGGTAG
- a CDS encoding RagB/SusD family nutrient uptake outer membrane protein, giving the protein MKKYFNKLSAALTPVALLATVSCTDLDETIYSELSKDNFYNSKVEIMQGVLRPFTHMQAWLAPTGQSGYYYHSESAADQIAWPQKGRHGYDGGDHVRLHRHEWTPQENRLRGSWSLMWEGLGYVNALLADFEELDFEAAGLTQAEMESIIAEVKVMRAFHYMKIMDMWGNVPIVTTVGQPTNPETRPSAEVFQFVEQELLDNVEKLQPLSQALVGRVSKAAGYAMLSELYLNAEVWSGTPRYDDCITYSDKVINGEGGSLMGEMRLDPSILGPFSNQNQFSPENIFQFAFSRDGGFTFNWAGFFFGYGNMSRALNVTYSGWNAFVVTPNAFSSFEENDNRKSEWFLFGPQYDYETGEPILGTEEWADQPLVYVNNIRRNSEGATGEGSMTEGEENSGARFHKYRSGTSDEEGTYWENDYVIYRLTEIYFNKAEALMRKNGGTATAEAVALINESRQRAFDDEEWASEAYTTGTLTMDELLAERGREFIFEGKRRTDLIRFGEFTSGTWWDKDTSEPTRALFPIPHIHLSLNPNLVQNPGY; this is encoded by the coding sequence ATGAAAAAATATTTCAATAAACTATCCGCTGCACTCACTCCAGTTGCCCTTTTGGCTACGGTATCTTGTACCGACCTGGATGAGACGATCTATAGCGAATTATCGAAGGATAATTTCTACAACAGTAAGGTAGAAATCATGCAAGGAGTACTGAGACCATTTACCCACATGCAAGCTTGGCTGGCTCCTACCGGGCAAAGTGGCTATTACTACCACTCAGAGTCTGCTGCAGACCAGATTGCCTGGCCTCAAAAAGGACGTCACGGCTACGATGGAGGTGACCACGTACGTTTGCATCGTCACGAGTGGACTCCCCAGGAAAACCGCCTAAGAGGATCCTGGAGTCTGATGTGGGAAGGCTTGGGATATGTCAATGCACTTTTGGCCGATTTCGAGGAACTGGATTTTGAGGCAGCAGGCCTTACTCAGGCAGAGATGGAGTCCATTATCGCTGAAGTAAAGGTGATGCGTGCTTTCCACTACATGAAAATCATGGACATGTGGGGAAATGTGCCTATCGTAACTACTGTAGGTCAACCGACCAATCCGGAAACCCGACCTAGTGCTGAGGTATTCCAATTTGTAGAGCAAGAGCTTTTGGACAATGTGGAAAAACTACAGCCATTATCTCAGGCATTGGTGGGCAGAGTATCCAAAGCGGCAGGCTATGCCATGCTTTCTGAGCTTTACCTAAATGCTGAAGTTTGGTCTGGCACTCCTAGATACGATGACTGCATTACCTATTCAGACAAAGTGATCAATGGTGAAGGGGGAAGCTTGATGGGTGAAATGAGACTTGATCCTTCTATTTTGGGTCCATTCTCCAATCAAAACCAGTTCTCTCCTGAAAACATCTTCCAGTTTGCCTTTAGTCGTGATGGTGGATTTACCTTCAACTGGGCTGGTTTCTTCTTTGGCTACGGCAATATGTCCCGGGCTTTGAATGTAACCTACAGCGGTTGGAATGCCTTTGTGGTCACTCCTAATGCTTTCAGTTCATTTGAAGAAAATGATAATAGAAAGAGCGAGTGGTTTCTATTCGGGCCTCAGTATGACTACGAAACAGGAGAGCCGATTCTAGGAACTGAAGAGTGGGCAGATCAGCCTTTGGTGTATGTAAACAATATCCGCAGAAACTCTGAAGGTGCTACCGGAGAAGGTTCTATGACCGAAGGAGAAGAAAACTCCGGAGCTAGATTCCACAAGTACAGATCTGGAACCTCTGATGAAGAAGGCACCTACTGGGAAAATGATTATGTGATCTACAGGTTGACAGAAATCTATTTCAACAAAGCAGAAGCATTGATGAGAAAGAACGGTGGTACTGCTACTGCTGAAGCGGTAGCACTGATCAATGAATCTAGACAAAGAGCTTTTGACGATGAAGAATGGGCTTCTGAAGCTTATACCACAGGAACACTAACTATGGACGAACTCCTTGCAGAAAGAGGAAGAGAGTTTATCTTTGAGGGCAAAAGAAGAACTGACTTGATCAGATTCGGTGAATTCACTTCTGGTACTTGGTGGGACAAAGATACCTCCGAGCCTACTAGAGCACTATTCCCGATTCCTCACATTCACCTTTCTTTGAACCCTAATCTAGTTCAAAACCCTGGCTATTAA
- a CDS encoding TonB-dependent receptor — MSKRFFQIILVQCLTLSVLMAAPAKVQDKRMDEVHMSMHLSNATIEEAFKAIEVASGFNFVYTNKEIKGNSKVALQVNTNVFDALVNLSRQTRLEFRQINENIIVRKKAVYVPETAVVIEEAAAITVTGTVVDESNMPLPGVTVIEKGTTNGTVTDIDGNFNLDVTSGESVLTFSFIGMESIEMAVGDRRTFNITMMDDVQSLNEVVVIGYGTQTKREITSAVANVSSEEFVQTGVRSPMELIQGKVAGLNIIRTQGSNPNAGTDIQLRGLTSVSGTTQPLIVIDGIPGGNLDLLQQDDIATFDVLKDGSAAAIYGTRGNAGVILITTKKGKSGQARFDYSTYFQREFVDRRPDNLTADEYRELIAQGLVDEQNDFGSSTDLYDELLNKQNLSQYHNFAASGGSENSNYRVSFFFNDAEGIAKENSRKQYGGRMSFSQTGLQDRLTLATNMAVNLFDANRLGGGGGDFEQAIQRNPTAPIFNEDGSFVETEAYNNYNPLSRFANRISERKQLNLSGDVRLTLEIMEGLTASVFGAHQRTTYNDRYYQSMNDFANRPASQYQGTGYASKSNYLNWNNTLEATVNYKKNFNMDHNLDVIGGYSYQYFTTETFNVNNSGFTTDGFLDWNLGAGSAINNTLLPRPGMGSFKDDNTLIAFFGRASYSYKDKYFAQATLRREGSSKFGANHKWGNFPAVSVGWALTEESFLSSSSTINNLKMRLGYGVTGNQGIGNYLSLVTLGTGGVYPQEGVYYQTYGAARNPNPDLRWEKKKEWNLGFDFLLFNNKLNGSLDFYTRNTEDLLYNYTAQQPAFVKGSLFTNVGTINNRGVELFLSSMIMERGDFSWQMDLTANTQINEITSLSNDVFTVSWIETGGLPSPGNLGNAIRVEEGGAVGNFYGKKFAGFNEDGKWLFYKADGSTGTAGEMSQEDLTIIGNGVPKYMASWNNVLRYKGWDFTVFFRGKFDFDILNTKEMYFGNKRWLPNNLLSSAIDRHVELDDDPQYSDYYLENGSFVKLDNITLGYTFKVGGEYVKNLRVYASGRNIATFTGYSGLDPELQDAGFTTGIDGRGFYPRTKSFTVGLNVGF, encoded by the coding sequence ATGTCTAAGAGATTTTTCCAAATAATCTTAGTGCAATGCCTCACCCTGTCCGTGCTGATGGCCGCTCCTGCAAAGGTTCAGGACAAGAGAATGGACGAGGTACACATGAGTATGCATTTAAGCAATGCAACTATTGAGGAAGCATTCAAAGCAATTGAAGTAGCTTCCGGATTTAACTTTGTCTACACCAATAAGGAAATCAAAGGGAATTCAAAAGTGGCACTTCAGGTCAATACCAATGTATTTGATGCTTTGGTGAATTTGTCCAGACAAACCAGACTTGAGTTCAGACAGATCAATGAGAATATTATCGTAAGGAAAAAGGCCGTTTATGTGCCTGAAACTGCGGTAGTCATAGAAGAAGCTGCTGCCATCACCGTAACAGGTACAGTAGTAGACGAATCTAACATGCCACTTCCTGGTGTGACTGTGATAGAAAAAGGAACCACCAATGGTACCGTGACTGATATCGACGGTAATTTTAACCTTGATGTCACCTCCGGGGAATCAGTGTTGACCTTTTCATTTATCGGCATGGAATCCATTGAAATGGCCGTCGGTGACAGAAGAACCTTCAACATCACCATGATGGACGATGTGCAATCGCTCAATGAGGTAGTGGTAATCGGCTATGGTACCCAGACTAAAAGAGAGATCACTTCTGCAGTGGCGAATGTATCCAGCGAAGAATTTGTACAGACTGGTGTTCGCTCTCCTATGGAATTGATCCAAGGTAAAGTAGCTGGTCTGAACATCATTAGAACTCAAGGTAGCAACCCGAATGCAGGCACAGATATCCAGCTAAGAGGTCTTACTTCAGTTTCCGGTACTACTCAGCCATTGATCGTGATTGACGGTATTCCAGGTGGTAACCTAGATCTATTGCAGCAGGATGACATCGCAACGTTTGACGTATTGAAAGATGGATCTGCGGCCGCTATCTATGGTACCAGAGGTAATGCAGGTGTAATCTTAATCACTACCAAAAAAGGGAAATCAGGTCAAGCAAGATTTGATTACTCTACTTACTTCCAAAGAGAATTTGTAGATAGAAGACCTGACAACCTAACTGCTGACGAGTACCGAGAGCTAATTGCGCAGGGATTGGTAGATGAGCAGAATGACTTTGGTTCTTCTACAGACCTTTATGATGAGCTTTTGAATAAGCAGAACCTGAGCCAGTATCACAACTTTGCTGCTTCAGGAGGAAGTGAAAACAGCAACTACCGCGTGTCTTTCTTCTTCAATGATGCAGAAGGTATTGCAAAAGAAAACAGCAGAAAGCAGTATGGTGGAAGAATGAGCTTTAGTCAAACAGGGCTTCAGGACAGGCTTACATTGGCTACAAATATGGCCGTAAACCTATTTGATGCCAATAGACTTGGTGGTGGCGGAGGTGACTTCGAACAAGCCATCCAACGGAACCCTACAGCTCCAATCTTCAACGAGGATGGTTCTTTCGTAGAAACTGAAGCTTACAATAACTACAATCCACTATCTAGATTTGCTAATAGAATCAGTGAGCGTAAGCAGCTCAACTTATCAGGTGATGTGAGGTTGACTTTGGAAATCATGGAAGGTTTGACTGCTTCAGTATTTGGGGCACATCAGAGAACTACCTATAACGATAGATACTATCAGTCTATGAATGACTTTGCCAATCGTCCTGCTTCTCAGTATCAAGGGACTGGCTATGCATCCAAATCCAACTACCTCAACTGGAACAACACCTTGGAAGCTACGGTAAATTACAAGAAGAACTTCAACATGGATCACAATCTAGATGTGATCGGAGGTTACAGTTACCAGTACTTCACTACGGAGACATTCAATGTGAACAACAGTGGTTTTACTACTGATGGCTTCTTGGATTGGAATCTAGGAGCAGGTTCTGCTATCAATAATACCTTACTTCCTAGACCAGGTATGGGGTCCTTTAAGGATGACAATACGTTGATCGCTTTCTTCGGTAGAGCAAGTTATTCTTACAAGGACAAGTATTTTGCTCAGGCTACTTTGAGAAGAGAGGGTTCTTCTAAGTTTGGGGCTAACCACAAGTGGGGTAATTTCCCAGCTGTATCCGTGGGTTGGGCACTGACAGAGGAAAGCTTCTTGAGCAGCAGTTCTACTATCAACAACCTAAAAATGAGATTAGGTTATGGTGTTACGGGTAACCAAGGAATCGGAAACTACCTATCCTTAGTAACGTTAGGCACAGGTGGGGTTTACCCACAAGAAGGCGTTTACTATCAGACTTATGGTGCAGCCAGAAACCCTAACCCAGACCTAAGATGGGAGAAAAAGAAAGAATGGAACCTAGGTTTTGACTTCTTGCTTTTCAACAATAAGTTGAACGGTTCATTGGACTTCTATACCAGAAATACAGAAGATCTTCTTTACAACTACACAGCTCAGCAGCCTGCTTTCGTAAAAGGCTCCCTGTTCACTAACGTAGGAACGATTAACAACCGAGGCGTGGAGTTATTCTTGAGCTCCATGATTATGGAAAGAGGAGACTTCTCTTGGCAGATGGATTTGACTGCTAATACGCAGATCAACGAAATCACTTCACTTTCAAATGACGTCTTTACCGTTTCTTGGATCGAGACAGGAGGGCTACCTAGCCCGGGTAACTTGGGTAATGCCATCCGTGTAGAAGAAGGTGGTGCTGTAGGTAACTTCTATGGTAAAAAATTCGCAGGATTCAATGAAGATGGCAAATGGTTGTTCTATAAAGCTGACGGGTCTACCGGTACAGCTGGTGAGATGAGCCAGGAAGATCTTACAATTATCGGTAATGGTGTACCTAAATACATGGCGTCTTGGAATAATGTCTTGAGATACAAAGGATGGGATTTCACCGTCTTCTTTAGAGGTAAATTCGACTTTGACATCTTGAACACTAAAGAAATGTATTTCGGAAACAAAAGATGGTTGCCAAACAACCTGCTTTCAAGTGCCATCGACAGACACGTAGAACTTGATGATGATCCTCAGTATTCGGATTACTACTTGGAGAATGGATCATTTGTAAAACTGGACAACATTACCCTTGGCTATACTTTTAAAGTAGGGGGTGAATATGTGAAAAACCTACGGGTATATGCTTCTGGACGTAACATCGCCACCTTCACAGGATATTCCGGATTGGACCCTGAACTTCAGGATGCTGGATTTACTACTGGTATAGATGGCAGAGGCTTCTACCCTCGTACCAAAAGCTTTACAGTAGGTCTAAATGTTGGATTTTAA
- a CDS encoding FecR family protein — MDKSNFSVEDFVLDTEFREWILSPNNKRNLQWDEYIKNNPQSLEHIRIARELVLNMPSPSRQLGSVKIDQLWDKIDKKLDGREQKQEAKSFPIHAEATINHYSRQKSTKPSRKINFQMVKAAAILLLAFTLGLMYFTAPEQEEIQELKWLTYSTKPGVKSAITLSDGSVVKLNAGSSIRYVQNFVGDTREVYLEGEAFFDVAHNADKPFIVHTKDITTRALGTTFNIKSGIGGKIAVSLITGKVEVKSAQVPEFIDYLTPGEQINTLASGEAWEKRAFDPEMIMAWLDQTIIFDKTPLPEAIKMLENWFGVSITVLNYKDQHLTLSGKYKGETLKNILEGLSYTARFKYEIEGKEIQINFQQ; from the coding sequence ATGGATAAATCAAATTTCTCAGTAGAAGATTTTGTCTTGGACACAGAATTCAGGGAATGGATCCTTTCCCCGAATAATAAGAGAAATCTTCAATGGGATGAATATATAAAAAACAACCCCCAGAGTTTAGAGCATATTCGCATCGCCAGAGAACTGGTACTGAACATGCCTTCTCCTTCTCGTCAACTTGGTAGTGTGAAAATAGACCAGCTCTGGGACAAAATAGATAAGAAACTGGATGGAAGAGAACAAAAGCAGGAAGCCAAAAGCTTCCCCATCCACGCTGAAGCGACTATTAATCATTATTCCCGACAAAAAAGCACCAAGCCAAGCCGGAAGATAAACTTCCAAATGGTAAAAGCTGCTGCCATTTTGCTTTTGGCATTCACCCTCGGCCTCATGTATTTCACTGCCCCGGAGCAAGAAGAAATACAAGAGCTTAAGTGGTTGACTTACTCTACCAAGCCAGGTGTAAAGTCAGCGATTACCCTGAGCGATGGCTCTGTGGTCAAGCTGAATGCAGGAAGCAGCATTCGCTATGTACAGAATTTTGTAGGTGATACGCGGGAGGTATATCTGGAAGGCGAAGCTTTTTTTGATGTGGCTCATAATGCGGACAAACCTTTTATAGTACATACTAAAGACATTACTACCAGAGCACTGGGCACCACCTTCAATATCAAAAGTGGAATAGGTGGAAAAATCGCAGTTTCCCTGATCACAGGAAAGGTGGAAGTTAAATCCGCACAAGTGCCGGAATTTATAGACTACCTGACTCCGGGGGAACAGATCAATACCTTGGCATCCGGCGAAGCCTGGGAGAAACGCGCATTTGATCCAGAAATGATTATGGCCTGGCTGGATCAGACCATAATTTTTGACAAGACCCCCCTACCCGAAGCCATTAAAATGTTGGAAAACTGGTTTGGTGTGAGCATTACGGTATTGAACTATAAGGACCAACACCTGACCCTATCTGGCAAATACAAAGGAGAGACTTTAAAAAACATTCTGGAAGGCTTGAGCTATACAGCCCGCTTCAAATACGAAATCGAAGGCAAAGAAATTCAAATCAATTTTCAACAATAA
- a CDS encoding TolC family protein — protein sequence MLRKFLIYSTFLLGPVTLSAQDQSEQFALPDTLTLKESIQIGLKNNRDFKKAVLDEESAMYQRNEIRGAGLPQLSAYGQYNNFIDVFPQAVPGGIFGGDPGDIEVISLGVPQSLKAGLELNQLIFSNSYLIGLKAAKTGEEFYRLLAQQSEEDVIHEISMNYLATIQAELQKENLLANIDQLQSLEKILQAQYENDLARKVDLNRVKVNLTSIKSELENLEISIYQREGYLKLVMGIPVDTPINLDRSIADMNQKVQDFKIQDFNIFDRKDIQILGVQEQLYEYEYKNIKAEHQPSLVGFADFNKNAFSQDFDFISQNKVWYQGFLIGLKLQIPIFDGFTTKNKAAQSKVRASQLQLDRLQAEDAASLEYQNAINKYYSSLSTLESLQDNLALAEDVLDETTLLYKEGLSPLTDLLDAETTQRQAQTNYNNQIIQVRIAQLEILNSTGKIKNLIQ from the coding sequence ATGTTACGAAAGTTTCTAATTTACTCTACATTCCTTCTAGGTCCTGTCACGCTGTCTGCACAGGATCAATCGGAGCAGTTTGCATTACCGGACACTTTGACGCTGAAGGAAAGCATACAGATCGGTTTGAAAAATAACCGGGATTTCAAAAAAGCGGTCTTGGATGAAGAATCCGCCATGTATCAGCGAAATGAGATCCGTGGAGCTGGCCTGCCACAATTATCCGCCTATGGTCAATACAATAATTTCATCGATGTGTTTCCTCAGGCTGTGCCAGGGGGGATTTTCGGTGGAGACCCTGGGGATATAGAGGTGATCTCTTTGGGTGTGCCCCAGTCACTTAAGGCGGGTTTGGAACTGAATCAGCTGATTTTCAGTAATTCTTACCTCATAGGCCTGAAAGCAGCCAAGACAGGAGAGGAGTTTTACCGCTTGCTGGCGCAGCAGTCCGAAGAGGATGTGATTCATGAGATTTCCATGAACTACCTGGCCACCATTCAGGCTGAACTTCAAAAGGAAAACCTTCTGGCAAATATAGATCAGCTGCAAAGTTTGGAGAAAATCCTGCAGGCGCAGTATGAAAATGACCTGGCCAGAAAAGTGGATTTAAATCGGGTGAAGGTCAACCTGACTTCCATCAAAAGTGAGTTGGAAAACCTGGAGATCTCTATCTATCAGCGGGAAGGTTACCTGAAATTGGTCATGGGAATTCCGGTGGATACTCCGATCAATCTGGATAGATCCATCGCTGATATGAATCAAAAAGTACAGGATTTTAAGATCCAGGACTTTAATATTTTTGACCGAAAGGATATTCAGATTTTGGGAGTTCAGGAGCAGCTGTACGAGTATGAATACAAAAATATCAAAGCGGAGCATCAGCCTTCCTTGGTTGGATTTGCAGATTTTAATAAAAATGCTTTTTCCCAGGACTTTGATTTCATCAGCCAAAATAAGGTATGGTATCAGGGGTTTTTGATAGGCTTAAAGCTTCAGATTCCGATTTTTGATGGATTCACTACCAAAAACAAAGCGGCACAGTCTAAGGTGAGAGCCTCCCAACTTCAGCTGGATAGATTGCAAGCTGAAGACGCTGCATCCCTGGAATATCAGAATGCGATAAACAAATATTACTCTTCGCTGAGCACCTTGGAATCTCTTCAGGACAACCTAGCCCTGGCAGAAGATGTGCTGGACGAAACCACCTTGCTATATAAGGAAGGACTCAGCCCGCTTACTGATCTGCTGGATGCAGAGACTACCCAGCGGCAAGCACAAACCAACTATAATAATCAAATCATTCAGGTGAGAATAGCGCAGTTGGAAATTCTTAATTCCACCGGGAAAATCAAAAACCTTATCCAATAA